In Candidatus Defluviilinea proxima, a single genomic region encodes these proteins:
- a CDS encoding ATP-grasp domain-containing protein, whose protein sequence is MKKILLLGAATFQIPPIQYALDRGYYVVTCDNVPQNPGHKLSHKSFNVSTTDMDGILSIARQESIDGIMTFGSDVSAPTAAYVSEKMELPGNPIESVQMLTNKAKFRAFLSTTGIQPLEFRSFPQPEMKSVQDYIGGLELPVVIKPVDAAGSKGVSILYDLDQIENQVKYAFENSMSGHIVIEKYIQKMGKQVCGDGFVLNGDLVFIEFGDGYFYDDGEYLAPYAESFPSTHQVEHLAKVREKLQSIIRASGFRRGPFNFDVLITPSGEPFIIEIGPRSGGNFIPRAIHLNTGVNVVAAAVETCLNWDYQFPEIPTRQDKFYACYMIHSRKSGMLKKVAFSDEIVKNIFEVNMYLDAGSPIHPFHKANSAIGNIILQFDAFDEMQEKMKNMQQYCFPELENNEID, encoded by the coding sequence CCGATCCAGTATGCATTGGATCGGGGATATTATGTTGTCACTTGTGATAATGTTCCGCAGAACCCTGGACATAAACTTTCTCATAAATCTTTCAATGTTAGCACCACTGACATGGATGGAATATTGTCAATAGCTCGACAGGAAAGTATTGATGGGATCATGACATTTGGCTCGGATGTGTCTGCTCCTACTGCTGCGTACGTATCCGAAAAAATGGAATTGCCCGGCAATCCTATTGAATCTGTTCAGATGTTGACGAACAAGGCGAAGTTTCGTGCATTCTTAAGCACAACGGGTATACAGCCATTGGAATTTAGAAGTTTCCCTCAACCTGAAATGAAGTCGGTTCAGGATTATATTGGTGGCTTGGAATTGCCAGTTGTAATTAAACCTGTTGATGCGGCTGGAAGCAAAGGTGTTTCGATCCTATATGATCTTGACCAGATTGAGAATCAGGTTAAGTATGCGTTTGAGAATTCAATGTCAGGGCATATTGTGATTGAAAAATACATTCAGAAAATGGGGAAGCAGGTCTGTGGCGATGGGTTTGTTCTAAACGGAGATCTCGTATTTATTGAGTTTGGTGATGGGTATTTCTATGATGACGGGGAATACCTGGCACCCTATGCTGAGTCATTTCCCAGTACCCATCAAGTTGAACACTTGGCAAAGGTGCGCGAAAAATTACAGTCAATTATTCGCGCATCGGGTTTTAGGCGTGGGCCCTTCAATTTTGATGTATTGATCACGCCATCTGGTGAGCCGTTTATTATTGAAATTGGGCCTCGTAGTGGAGGAAATTTCATTCCTAGAGCCATTCATTTAAACACAGGTGTAAATGTAGTTGCGGCGGCGGTTGAGACTTGTTTAAATTGGGACTATCAGTTTCCTGAAATTCCAACTCGGCAGGATAAATTTTATGCTTGCTATATGATCCATAGCCGTAAAAGTGGTATGTTGAAAAAAGTTGCGTTTTCTGATGAGATTGTCAAGAACATTTTTGAAGTTAACATGTATCTGGATGCAGGCAGTCCTATTCACCCGTTCCATAAGGCAAACTCTGCGATAGGAAACATTATTCTTCAGTTTGATGCTTTTGATGAAATGCAAGAGAAAATGAAAAACATGCAACAGTATTGTTTCCCGGAACTTGAGAACAATGAAATTGATTAA
- a CDS encoding glycosyltransferase family 4 protein has product MKIGMVLFDMQELGGLEEYTITLAIGLQQQGHDVTLLSTAWVNPNNQYLMRLKKSPVKFFHLPKWISYPASDWDTKERILNGLTWLFSPFIFILGILLLLSRKQSGVDAFRSARNWLRGQLMKRFVGPDWRKPFVRFMLGMWKLLWRPDILHIQGYTTSLLFVVDWAYQKKLPIVYEEHQTPDPQFDWWQGFDKSINKANVVVAVSEKSADALRTVCGVTQPIVVQGPLVPDPVESGFDVNEIEQGLDSLQLTAVARLFVTKGLIYLLDALKVIREKYPKIHLKVYGDGPLRDELMSHADQLGLNGNEIFVGAFTSRDDLSRIMAETDIFVMPSILEGQPVSLVEAMAHGRPIVATTVGGIPELIEDGVNGLLCSPGDSKCLTQKILLMLDEPILRLNLGKAARKSYEQGPFQPASVCRDFVSIYNKVLLER; this is encoded by the coding sequence ATGAAGATAGGTATGGTTTTGTTTGATATGCAAGAACTGGGTGGATTGGAGGAGTATACGATCACCTTGGCTATAGGACTCCAGCAACAAGGGCACGATGTCACTTTGTTGTCTACTGCATGGGTCAATCCTAATAACCAATATTTGATGCGACTAAAGAAAAGCCCGGTAAAATTTTTTCATTTGCCCAAATGGATTTCGTATCCTGCATCAGATTGGGACACTAAGGAAAGAATTTTGAATGGGCTTACGTGGTTGTTTTCCCCATTTATTTTTATACTGGGTATTTTGTTGCTTTTAAGTAGGAAACAATCAGGGGTAGATGCTTTTCGTAGCGCCCGGAATTGGCTTCGAGGTCAGTTGATGAAGCGTTTTGTCGGCCCAGATTGGCGCAAACCTTTTGTGCGTTTTATGCTTGGAATGTGGAAACTGTTATGGCGTCCGGATATCCTGCATATTCAAGGCTATACAACCAGCTTACTTTTTGTTGTGGATTGGGCATATCAGAAAAAGTTGCCAATTGTTTATGAAGAGCACCAAACTCCTGACCCGCAGTTTGATTGGTGGCAGGGATTCGATAAAAGTATCAATAAGGCGAATGTCGTTGTTGCTGTTTCTGAAAAAAGCGCGGATGCATTGCGGACAGTATGTGGTGTTACTCAGCCAATTGTTGTACAAGGTCCGCTGGTTCCTGACCCGGTTGAATCTGGATTCGATGTGAATGAAATTGAACAGGGTCTTGACTCTTTACAGCTTACTGCAGTTGCGCGACTGTTTGTTACGAAGGGACTAATTTACTTACTGGATGCGTTGAAGGTAATCAGAGAAAAGTACCCCAAAATACATCTCAAAGTTTATGGTGATGGACCATTGCGAGATGAGTTGATGTCCCATGCAGATCAGTTAGGGCTAAATGGTAACGAGATTTTTGTTGGAGCGTTTACCTCTCGTGATGATTTATCTCGTATCATGGCGGAGACAGATATATTTGTCATGCCATCTATCTTAGAGGGACAGCCAGTTTCCCTTGTTGAAGCAATGGCGCATGGTCGTCCGATTGTGGCTACCACGGTCGGTGGAATCCCTGAATTGATCGAAGACGGTGTTAATGGCCTTTTATGTTCGCCGGGTGATTCGAAGTGCTTAACGCAGAAAATTCTTTTGATGCTTGATGAACCTATCCTTCGACTGAACTTGGGAAAGGCGGCAAGAAAATCTTATGAACAAGGTCCCTTTCAACCTGCCTCAGTTTGTCGCGATTTTGTTTCAATATATAATAAGGTTCTGTTGGAAAGGTGA